GAGATATGATTGCTATTGTAGCTCCTGCTGGAATTTTAAAGAATAGAAAACATGTAATTGATAAGGCTAAAGAATTAGCCGAAAGTTGGGGATTAAAAGTTGTAATAGGAAAGCATGTTTTTACACAAGCGAATCATTTTGCAGGAACCGATGAGCAACGTTGTCAAGATTTTCAAGAAGCTCTTGATAATCCTCAAATAAAAGCTATTTGGAGTGCTCGTGGAGGATATGGTTCTGTTAGAATTTTAGATCAATTAGATTTCTCAAAATTCAAGGAAAACCCAAAGTGGATTATTGGATATTCTGATATCACAGCTTTTCATAATCACGTCCATAATTTAGGTGTGGAAACGTTACATGCAATGATGGGAACGAGTATGCAAGATGACCCAGTAGATATTGCGGAAACCATAGAAACGTTCAGGAAAGCGTTATTTGGAGAGCAATTAAAGTACACGATAAAATCATCTAAAGAAAATAGAAAAGGAAATGCTGAAGGTGTTTTAGTAGGAGGAAATATTGCAATTTTAGCATCAATGTTAGGTTCAGATAGCCAATTGAATACAGATGGGAAAATTCTATTTATTGAGGAAATAGGAGAATATAAATATGCTATTGATCGTATGTTGCAAAGTTTAAAAAGAGCAGGTTATTTCAATAAAGTAAAAGGAGTTATTGTTGGCGACATGACTAAAATTAGAAAGAATACAACTCCATGGGGAAGTTCTATTGAGCAGTTAATTTTAGATATTGTTCCGAATGATGTTCCAGTATTATTTGGTTTCCCTGCTGGACATGAACCTGATAATAGAGCTTTAATTATGGGACGAACTATAAAATTATCTGTTACTGATCGATTATCTTCTGTGAGTTTTAAATAAATTTATTCCTATGGGTAGATGGCTTGAAGTTGTTGATAAAGAATTTAATACTGTCAAGGAATTAGCTCCTAACTTATTGATTCATCTTTCACAATATTGGCCAAAGGATGTGAAAATTATATTTCCCATTTTGACCAATTTAAATTTACATTCTACTGACTGGATTGATGAAAATCAGAATTTTAAAGATAATGAGTTAATACAATTAAAAGATGAATTAGAATTGTACTTAAAAGTCTTGAATTTCGAAGCTTTTGTTCAGGATTTTGACACCAATAGAATTATTGAAAACTTTAGAAATGAAGATTACACATTCAAAGATTATAAAGAAGATTTAGGAAGTTTTGTCTCTTTGTTTGAAGACTGCATTAAAAATAATTTTGAAGTTAAATTTTATCTTTAAATATAAAATACTACTCACATCGCTTTTAATCTAAACTCAAGACTTTCGATATCATTAGATAGTTTTTGAAAACGATATTTTCTGTTCTCTTGTTCTGTATGTTGTTTACCAATATCACCGCCAATTAACCACATTAAAAACTTAGGTTGAGTTCGGTTATGTCTGGTTTCATCTAAATTAAAATCAACTTTATAAATTTCTTGCTTAAAGGAATCCGAGATTAGTTCAGATTCTATCACGTAAGTTTTAAAACGACGTATTTCAATATTAAATTGGTTGATCTCATCTTCGTCGATGTGGCCATCATAGCTATGTCTAGCACATTCCGCTTTTAAAAAGGAAAGGTATTTAAATAATTTTTCTTCATTCATATTAATTCAAATATAGATATTTTTGTAGGAAAAAGTTATGGCTCAACATAATGAACTAGGTAAGAGAGGAGAAGATGCCGCAGTAAATTACCTAATAGAAAAAGGATATCGAATACTGCGTCGTAATTACAGATTTCTCAAAGCCGAAGTTGATATAATTGCTAAGAAAGATGATATAATCATTGGTGTTGAAGTAAAAACAAGAACGTCAAATTACTTTGGGAATCCTCAAGACTTTATCAATCAAAAGAAAATTCAATTACTCACTGCGGCTCTAGATCATTACATGCAGGAATCTAATTTAGATATAGAAGTTAGATTTGATATTATTTCAGTTATCGGAAATAAGTCATTTGAGATAAAACATATTGAAGATGCATTTCTGTTTTTTTGAAATAAAAAACGACATCCCAATTGAGATGTCGTTTGATAATTTTATTTGAATAAGATTATTTCCCTTCTTCTTCCTTTGAAGGTCCGTTTAAGTAATCTTTAATATCCGGTACAGTATTCGGTACAGCAATAATCTTTTTATCCTTATCTAATAAGAAATACGTTGGAGTTTGCTCTATTCTATACTTTTGAACAGTTTCATTTTTTAGTTTGAACTCAGGGTGTGTTCCAATAGCATTATGCCATTTAGGTAATTTGTTAGTTGCCCAGTCTGTAAAGTCTTTCTCATCGTCCTCAATAGCAAATGCAATTACAGAAGTATTCGGATGAGTTGAATTCATGTATTCATAAACTTCAGGAACTTCTTTAACACAGTGCCCGCATTGTGTACTCCAGAAAATTAATAAGTAATTTTCTCCGTCATTTAAGCCTGATAAGCTTAATTCTTTTTCTCCTTCTTTCCATGAAAAATCTGGAGCAACTCTACCTTGAGAAGCTAATAACTCTGCTAATTTATCATTCTTGAATTTCGCGTCTTTAAATTCATCATCCATTTCATCATAATATTCAGCAAATAAGAAATCAACAATTTCAGAGTTTCTTGCATTTGTAAAACGAGTAATTAGATATTCCAAAATCTCTTTTTGAATTTGATCATCCTTTACTTGCTTCATTACATTTGTAATAGATTGCTTGTAAACTTTTTGTTGCTCTTCTTGATTTCCCTCAATGTTTAAATAGAAAATATAATTTGTTACTTTCTCAATAATAAAAGGAGATCTGTATAATTTTTGATCAGAAAAATCTACGTTTTCAAAAAAGCTCTCCACAACATATTCTAAATATTCTTGAGTATCATCAAAAATAGAAGATGAGTTTGTTGATTTGTTAGCCTTAATAAACGTGTTTACTAACATTCCTTCAGATTTACCTTCGTAAGCATCTTGAATTTCTTCTTGCTCTTTAAAGGCTTTCTTATAAGCTTTTTTAGTTTTCTTATTGTCGTCTTTTAAATAAACGCTTTGTAAAGAATCCATTGCAACTTGTCTGATGTTCAGCTGCTCTAAATATTCACGATAAACTTTATTTTCTCTAGACCTCGTAAAAAGAACCGATTCTTCAGGGTATTGAGGATTAAATACAAACTCTATATTTTCATTATTGAAATATACATCTATGAATCCTGCACCTTGATTTCTATAAGTAACTCGGTAAACACCAGTTTGTGCATCTGCTGGTAATTTTAATTCGAAACGACCAACTTTTTGAACATTTCCTCCAATGTTTATATCTTCGAAAACAATAGTTCCGTTACTAATAAATTTTTGCTTTGGTCCGTTAATTTTATACAAAATTACCCAATCACTTTCTTCCGGAGGAGTCATAGTACCTTTAATACTGTACTGTGCGTAAGAGATTGATGTTACGAATAGAAATAAAAAAAGTAATTTTTTAAACATGTAATATTTATATTTTATGGTTAAAAAGAAAGACTATCTAAAAACGATAATCGCATAAATGTACGAAATGTTGTTTTTAGATAGTCTTTTTATATGCTAAAACAAAAATGTTTTATTCTTTTGCCGCATTACCATTGTCAAAGTAATCTTTAACATCTTCAAAAGAATTTGGCATTGCGATAATTTTCTTGTCTTGGTTTAAGATAAAATATGTTGGTGTTCCAACTAATTGATACGTTCTTACCACTTCATTTTCCCACTTATTGTCTGGGTGAGTTCCCATAACATTGTGCCATCCGTATAATTTCTTCACGTACTCATTCCACTCTAAATCCTCTTGCTCAATACCAAAGGCAATCACAGAAGTTTTATCATGAGTTTTCATAAAGTCATATAATAATGGAATTTCTTTTAAACAGTGAGAACATCCTGTACTCCAGAATACTAATAAATACTTTTCTCCATCGTTTAAAGTAGATAATTTATAATCTTTTCCTTCTTCCTTCCATGAAAAATCAGGAGCAATTCTACCTACAGTTGCACGTAATAAAGCTACTTTATCATCTCTAAACTTTGGATCTTGGAATTCTCCTGGTAACTTATCGTAATAATTTGCGAAAAGTCCATCAACAATTTCAGAGTTTCTTGCATTAGCAAAACGAGTAATTAAATATTCTGTAACTTCTTTACGAACTTTATCATCTTCTACAAGATCCATTACTTTAGCAATAGATTCGTTGTATAATTTTTGTTGTAATGTTTGATTTTCTGCAATGTTTAAATAGAAAACATAGTTTGTAATCTTGTCGATAATAAAAGGAGAATTGTATAACTTCTTATCTGAAAAATCAACATTATCAAAGAAACTTCCAACAACGTGGTTTAAGTATTCTTGAGTATCATCAAATATAGAAGATGAGTTTGTAGGTTTAGAAGCTTTAATGTAAGTGTTCACTAACATTCCTTCAGATTTACCTTCGTAAATCTCTTGAACTTCTTCTTGCTCTTTATATGCTTTCTTATAAGCTTTTTTAGTTTTTTTCTCGTCAGCTTTTAAGTATTCAACTTGTAAAGAATCTATAGATCTTTGCATTAATGCGATCGCATCTAAATATTCTCTGTATACTTTGTTTTCTCTAGATTTTGTAAAAACAATTGATTCTTCTGGATATACTGGATTGAAAACAAATTCAATATTTTCTTTGTTGAAGAAGAAATCAACAAATCCTGCTCCTTGATTTCTGTAGGTAACTCTATACGCACCTTCTTTAGCATCCGCTGGTAAGTTTAATTCAAATCTACCAACCTTCTGTGTATTCCCACCTATGTTTACATCTTCAAACACAATAGTAGAATTACTAATAAATTTTTGCTTTGCTCCTTCGATTTTATACAAAATAACCCAGTCGCTTTCTTCTGGAGGTGTCATAGTTCCTTTTATAGAAAATTGGGCATTTGCAATCGATGTAACAAATATTAATAATGCAAGTAATCTTTTCATCGTTAACAAGGGATTTATTTATAATAATATTTATAATTCTGTTTCCAGTATTCCAATAAGCGTACCAAAATTACTATTTCTTATTTAATTTGAGTACATTAGGTCAAACTTTATTTAGGAAAATGGGTCTAGAAAACAAAATAATCTGGATTACCGGAGCTTCTTCTGGTATAGGAAAATCACTGGCAATTCATCTATCGCAGCAAAATACAAAATTAATCTTATCTTCTAGGAAAGAGTCGTCTTTAAATGAGGTAAAGAAAATGTGTAATAATCCTGATAATGTGAGTGTTTTACCATTAGATTTAGAAGGTTATTCTAATTTTTCGGACAAAGTTCAGCAAGCAATTTCGGTTTTTGGAAGGATAGATATTTTAGTAAACAATGGTGGGATTAGTCAAAGATCTTTAGCCAAGAATACAAATATAAGCGTTGACAAACGATTAATGGATATCAATTATTTAGGAACAGTAGCTTTGACAAAAGAAATTCTTCCTCATTTTATTGAAAATAAATCGGGCCATTTTGTAGTTACCACAAGTATTGTTGGAAAAATTGGAACTCCATTACGTTCAACTTATGCCGCCACTAAACATGCATTACATGGCTTCTTTGATAGTTTACGTGCAGAAGTTCATCAAGATAATATTAAAGTAACAATGGTTTGTCCTGGTTTTGTAACTACAAATGTTTCTAAAAATGCCTTAACAGGAGATGGTACTCCTCAAGATAAAATGGACACCGCAACTGCAAACGGAATTCATCCTGATCGTTTTGCTAAATTAATGGCAAAAGCCATTTCTAAACAAAAAGAAGAGGTGTATATAGCAGGAGCTAAGGAAAAATTAGGCGTTTATGCAAAACGTTTTTATCCGAAGTTACTGTCAAAAATGATCCGAAAGCTTAGTGTCACTTAATTGAAAAAATCAATAGCTTCAAAATAGTTTACTATAGCTTCCTTCATCAATACTGTTTGTTCTCCTGGTTTTAAATTAGGCAGTTCGGTAAGTATTTTATAATGTGGCCAGCCGTCGTTATCAAAGTAATCAAACTCGTAATAACCATAAGGCTCAAGAAGTTTACAGATGGCAATATGCATTAAGTTTACTTTTTCATCTTTTTTAAACTTTCTTTGTCCTTGTCCGAGTTCCTGAACCCCAATAAGATATATAATACTGTCGACGTTTAATTCGTCTCCTTCAGCAAATTGTTGCGATAATGAAGCAATTAAAAAATCCCACTTCTCTTTTAAGTTATCAACTTTATTCATTCGTTTTTAATTGAAGAGCAAAGATACAAATGAGTTATTTATATTTGTTAAAATTCTAGGACTATGAATGTATTTGATATTATTATAGCTTCATTATTACTTTTTGGATTTGTAAGAGGATTAATGAAAGGATTATTTGTTGAAGTTGCTTCTTTAGTTGCGTTAGTCGCTGGAGTATACGGAGCAATTCATTTTTCATATTTCTTAGGAGATTGGTTAGAAAGTAGTTTAGATTGGTCTGAGCAGTATATTACGTTAGTGGCATTCGCAGGAACTTTTGTAATCATTATTGTTGTAATTGCCTTACTAGGTAAAATCTTAACTAAAATTGCCGATTTTGCTTCTCTAGGAATTTTAAATAAAATATTAGGAGGAGTCTTTGGAGCTTTAAAGATAGGATTGATTTTAAGTGTGATTTTTATCTTTTTTGGTAAAATGAATGACACAATACCTTTTGTAAAAAAAGAGAGCTTACAACAATCAATATTGTATGCACCTGTAAAAAAAATTGCACCGATGATATTTCCTTCAATTATAAAAGGAGATGATGAAGATGTAGAGCCAGAAGCACAAGATTCAGAACAAAATACAGAAGAATAAAAAAAGCGATGATTAACTCATCGCTTTTTAGTTTTATAGAACTACGTTATTATAACATGTTTACTTTTCCTGTTGATAAAGAGTAAACTCCACCAACAATAGAAATTTCTCCATTGTCTTCCATTTCTTGTAAAATTTTACTCTTCTCTCGAATTCTTTCGATAGTTAATTTTACATTATTCTCAACAGTTTTAGCTACAAATTCTTTATTTGAAGAATCTGCAACACCTTCAACTTCTTCCGAAGCCATTTTAGCAGCAGGAGTGATATTACTCAACATTGCAGTAATATTTCCTAATTCTACACCGTCACAAGCAGCTTTCACTGCACCACAACTTTCATGACCTAGAACTAATACTAACTTACTTCCTGCAACTGCGCATGAATATTCCATACTTCCTAAAATATCAGTGTTTTCGAAGTTTCCTGCTACACGAGCAACGAAAACATCACCAATAGTTTGATCGAATACTAATTCTACTGGTACTCGCGAATCGATACAAGATAAAATTACTGCCTTTGGAAATTGTCCACCTGTTGTTTGTTGAACTAAAGAAGTAACATCTGAGCTTGTTAAGTTATTTGCCACATAACGCTCATTACCCTCAAGTAAATCTTGCAAAACAGACTGTGGCGAAAGACTCGCCTGAGCGTCTTTTGTTAATGCTGTATTTCTCATTTTATATTGTTGTTTTAATGGTTTTCTTTTTAATAATCTTAACTAGCTTTTGGTCTTAGTTTGAAAAACTCAATATAGCTAGGAGGGTTTTCAACAGTTCCTCTTTCTGAAACTAGAGTAATATTGATATTTCTTTCTTTTGCTTTGTGAGCAAAATCTTCTAAAATCTCAATAATATCATTATCTAAATAGCGTGTTTTAGAAACATCTAATTCTAATGAAGAGTTTTCTGGTAAGTTATCTAATTCTTTTAAGATCGCTCCTTTGTTAAAGAAAGTAACTTCTTCAGCTAAAGTCATTTTTACTTTACCATCATTAACATCTTCTCCTTCTTTGTGTAAGAAGTGAGAGTTTTGGAAACTTTTTAATAAGATAACAAAAATTCCAACTGCTAACCCTAAACCGATTCCTAATAATAAATCTCCAGTAATTGCCATTGGTAGAACCGTTGCCATAAATGGTACAAATTGTTTCCAACCTAATTTATACATATTAGTAAAGGTAGATGGTTTAGCTAATTTGAAACCAACAATGAAAAGTACAGCAGCTAATACAGATAATGGAATTTTATTTAATAAAGTTGGAATTAAAATCACAGAAATTAATAAAAAGAATCCGTGAATAATTGCAGACATTTTACTCTTACCTCCAGATTGGATGTTGGCAGAACTTCTTACAATTACCTGAGTAATTGGTAATCCACCAATCATACCAGAAATAATATTACCAGTTCCTTGAGCTATTAATTCTCTGTTCGTTGGTGTTACATTTTTATCTGGATCTAATTTATCAGTAGCTTCCACACATAATAATGTTTCTAAACTTGCAACAATTGCAATTGTAAATGCAATTACCCAAACATCTTTATCTCCTATTGCAGAGAAATCAGGAAAGCTAAATTGTCCTTTAAAGCTATCGAAACTATCAGGTACTGGAACAGATACTAATTGTTCTTTTAATAATCCTAAAGATCCTCCTTGAGTTACTAGGAAGAAAATAATACCTACAACTACAGCTACTAAAGGTCCTTGAATTAATTGGAAAATTTTAGCTTTTTTCGCTAATACATTCGACCATAATAATAGGATTCCTAAAGCTATAATTCCTATAACTGTAGCTCCTACACTAATATTACCACTTAAAAGTGCATTTAAAGAGTTTAATAATCCCGAGATTAAGTTGTCCCATTCTACTTGAAGGAAAGAAAAATCACCTGTTGGATTTTTATCCATTCCAAAGAAATAAGGTATTTGTTTTAGAATGATAATAATTCCTATACCGGTAAGCATTCCTTTAATTACCGAAGAAGGGAAGAAGTAAGCAATAATTCCAGCTCTAGCCAAACCAAGAAGTATTTGAATAATACCTCCTAATACTACAGCAACTAAGAACTTTTCGAATCCACCATTCTCAAGTCCTCCTAATGTTACGATTGCAGCTAATACAATTGCAGCTAATCCTGCAGCTGGTCCACTTACACCAATACTAGATCCACTAATACTAGCAACTACAATACCTCCTACAATTCCGGCAATTAATCCAGAAAATAATGGCGCGCCACTCGCCAAAGCAATACCTAAACATAAAGGTAATGCTACAAAAAACACCACTATACTAGCGGGTAAATCATTTTTTATCGTTTTAAACATAATATAAAATTTGTTTAACTTATTTTTTAAGTTGTTGGTTTTTGATTTAGTTATTTAATTGTCAGTTATGTAAATGAAATCTAACTAAATTCCGGTGGTGGCGAATCAACTTTAAGTG
This genomic window from Tenacibaculum sp. 190524A05c contains:
- a CDS encoding LD-carboxypeptidase, giving the protein MKRFGILLLSMVLVSMNAQTNMKLTTPAYLQKGDMIAIVAPAGILKNRKHVIDKAKELAESWGLKVVIGKHVFTQANHFAGTDEQRCQDFQEALDNPQIKAIWSARGGYGSVRILDQLDFSKFKENPKWIIGYSDITAFHNHVHNLGVETLHAMMGTSMQDDPVDIAETIETFRKALFGEQLKYTIKSSKENRKGNAEGVLVGGNIAILASMLGSDSQLNTDGKILFIEEIGEYKYAIDRMLQSLKRAGYFNKVKGVIVGDMTKIRKNTTPWGSSIEQLILDIVPNDVPVLFGFPAGHEPDNRALIMGRTIKLSVTDRLSSVSFK
- a CDS encoding SulP family inorganic anion transporter — its product is MFKTIKNDLPASIVVFFVALPLCLGIALASGAPLFSGLIAGIVGGIVVASISGSSIGVSGPAAGLAAIVLAAIVTLGGLENGGFEKFLVAVVLGGIIQILLGLARAGIIAYFFPSSVIKGMLTGIGIIIILKQIPYFFGMDKNPTGDFSFLQVEWDNLISGLLNSLNALLSGNISVGATVIGIIALGILLLWSNVLAKKAKIFQLIQGPLVAVVVGIIFFLVTQGGSLGLLKEQLVSVPVPDSFDSFKGQFSFPDFSAIGDKDVWVIAFTIAIVASLETLLCVEATDKLDPDKNVTPTNRELIAQGTGNIISGMIGGLPITQVIVRSSANIQSGGKSKMSAIIHGFFLLISVILIPTLLNKIPLSVLAAVLFIVGFKLAKPSTFTNMYKLGWKQFVPFMATVLPMAITGDLLLGIGLGLAVGIFVILLKSFQNSHFLHKEGEDVNDGKVKMTLAEEVTFFNKGAILKELDNLPENSSLELDVSKTRYLDNDIIEILEDFAHKAKERNINITLVSERGTVENPPSYIEFFKLRPKAS
- a CDS encoding TlpA family protein disulfide reductase; amino-acid sequence: MFKKLLFLFLFVTSISYAQYSIKGTMTPPEESDWVILYKINGPKQKFISNGTIVFEDINIGGNVQKVGRFELKLPADAQTGVYRVTYRNQGAGFIDVYFNNENIEFVFNPQYPEESVLFTRSRENKVYREYLEQLNIRQVAMDSLQSVYLKDDNKKTKKAYKKAFKEQEEIQDAYEGKSEGMLVNTFIKANKSTNSSSIFDDTQEYLEYVVESFFENVDFSDQKLYRSPFIIEKVTNYIFYLNIEGNQEEQQKVYKQSITNVMKQVKDDQIQKEILEYLITRFTNARNSEIVDFLFAEYYDEMDDEFKDAKFKNDKLAELLASQGRVAPDFSWKEGEKELSLSGLNDGENYLLIFWSTQCGHCVKEVPEVYEYMNSTHPNTSVIAFAIEDDEKDFTDWATNKLPKWHNAIGTHPEFKLKNETVQKYRIEQTPTYFLLDKDKKIIAVPNTVPDIKDYLNGPSKEEEGK
- a CDS encoding TlpA disulfide reductase family protein, whose amino-acid sequence is MKRLLALLIFVTSIANAQFSIKGTMTPPEESDWVILYKIEGAKQKFISNSTIVFEDVNIGGNTQKVGRFELNLPADAKEGAYRVTYRNQGAGFVDFFFNKENIEFVFNPVYPEESIVFTKSRENKVYREYLDAIALMQRSIDSLQVEYLKADEKKTKKAYKKAYKEQEEVQEIYEGKSEGMLVNTYIKASKPTNSSSIFDDTQEYLNHVVGSFFDNVDFSDKKLYNSPFIIDKITNYVFYLNIAENQTLQQKLYNESIAKVMDLVEDDKVRKEVTEYLITRFANARNSEIVDGLFANYYDKLPGEFQDPKFRDDKVALLRATVGRIAPDFSWKEEGKDYKLSTLNDGEKYLLVFWSTGCSHCLKEIPLLYDFMKTHDKTSVIAFGIEQEDLEWNEYVKKLYGWHNVMGTHPDNKWENEVVRTYQLVGTPTYFILNQDKKIIAMPNSFEDVKDYFDNGNAAKE
- a CDS encoding carbonic anhydrase family protein: MRNTALTKDAQASLSPQSVLQDLLEGNERYVANNLTSSDVTSLVQQTTGGQFPKAVILSCIDSRVPVELVFDQTIGDVFVARVAGNFENTDILGSMEYSCAVAGSKLVLVLGHESCGAVKAACDGVELGNITAMLSNITPAAKMASEEVEGVADSSNKEFVAKTVENNVKLTIERIREKSKILQEMEDNGEISIVGGVYSLSTGKVNML
- a CDS encoding SDR family oxidoreductase codes for the protein MGLENKIIWITGASSGIGKSLAIHLSQQNTKLILSSRKESSLNEVKKMCNNPDNVSVLPLDLEGYSNFSDKVQQAISVFGRIDILVNNGGISQRSLAKNTNISVDKRLMDINYLGTVALTKEILPHFIENKSGHFVVTTSIVGKIGTPLRSTYAATKHALHGFFDSLRAEVHQDNIKVTMVCPGFVTTNVSKNALTGDGTPQDKMDTATANGIHPDRFAKLMAKAISKQKEEVYIAGAKEKLGVYAKRFYPKLLSKMIRKLSVT
- a CDS encoding YraN family protein: MAQHNELGKRGEDAAVNYLIEKGYRILRRNYRFLKAEVDIIAKKDDIIIGVEVKTRTSNYFGNPQDFINQKKIQLLTAALDHYMQESNLDIEVRFDIISVIGNKSFEIKHIEDAFLFF
- a CDS encoding CvpA family protein → MNVFDIIIASLLLFGFVRGLMKGLFVEVASLVALVAGVYGAIHFSYFLGDWLESSLDWSEQYITLVAFAGTFVIIIVVIALLGKILTKIADFASLGILNKILGGVFGALKIGLILSVIFIFFGKMNDTIPFVKKESLQQSILYAPVKKIAPMIFPSIIKGDDEDVEPEAQDSEQNTEE